GGACTTCGACTGGTCGCCGGACAAGGCGATCACCGATGACGAGATTCATGCGTTGTACAGCCAGCTTCCCTACGGCGTGCGCTTTGCGATGATTCTGGACTGCTGCCATTCGGGCGGCATGCACCGGCAAGGGGGCGCCCGGGTTCGCGGACTCAATCCGCCCGACGATATCCGGCATCGCGAATTGAAGTGGGACAAAAGCGCTGATATGTGGGTGGCGCGGGATTTCAAACGCCTCAACAGGGCGTTCTCGTCCGACAATGAGGCGAACAAGAAGTATTTTGGAGAGCAATGGACTTCGACTCGGCTCGGCCGCGCGTCCTTGTTGCGCATGCAAACCGAAGCGCAGTACCGGCAAGTCAAGCGGCGTGCTGGGTCCGCGAAAATAGGCCCCTACCTTCCTCTTATCATCGAAGCCTGCAAGGAAGACCAATTTTCCTATGAATACCGGCACGGAGTGACGAGCTATGGCGCGTTTACCTACGCGTTGTGCCTTGAATTGCGCAAACGCAAGCGCATCAGTTTCAAACGCCTTGTCGAAGTGGCGGCTGCCAAGCTCGCGGAACTGGGCTACGAGCAAGATCCGCAGATACTCGGGCCGGCCGCGGTTGTTGGCGCTCGCGTGCCATGGAGCGAATAAGGCCGTGCCTTCAAGGCGCGGTGCGTTTTCAGACCACTTGGCCAGCGGCGTAGCCGGAGGCCCAGGCCCACTGAAAGTTGTAACCGCCCAAGTGGCCGGTTACGTCCACGACTTCGCCGATGAAATACAGGCCGGGGTGCTTGCTGGCCTCCATCGTCTTCGATGAAAGTTCACGCGTGTCCACGCCGCCCAGGGTGACTTCGGCTTTCTTGTAACCGACGGTGCCGCTGGGCCGGATGCGCCAATCGTGCAGGCGCGCGGCGATTTCGCGCAGACGTGCCGCATTAAAACGCTTCACAGGCTGATTCTCGAAATTGAATTCCGCCCACCGCTCGGCAAGACGCTGCGGTAGAAACTCGCCCAGCGCATTGGCCAGAAGCTTTTCCGGCGAGCGCTCGAGGATCTCCATCGCATCGTGGCCCGGCAGAACATTCACAGAGATATCCTGGCCCGGTTTCCAGTAAGTGGAAATCTGAAGTATCGACGGGCCAGACAGGCCGCGATGGGTGACAAGCAGTGCTTCCCGGAAACTCGCGCCGTTGCAACTGACGGACGCATCGATGGAAATGCCCGCCAACCCGGCGAACTGCACCAAGGTGTCCGGCGCGAATGTGAGCCCAACTAGCCCCGCGCGCAAAGGTGTGACCGCCAAGCCGAACTGCCCTGCGATGCGATAACCGAAAGGGCTGGCACCGAGTTGCGGAATGGACAGTCCGCCGGTCGCGATGACCAACGATGCGCATTCATGGATGCCGCGGTTGGTGCTAATCACGAATCTCTCGCGCTTTTCGATGGAATCGATTTCCGCTGGCATGCACCACCTTACACCGGCATCGTCGCATTCGGCTTTGAGCATATCGATGATCTGCTGCGCGGAGCCGGCGCAGAATAATTGTCCGTGCTTCCTCTCGTGCCATGCGATGCCATGCTTCGCCATGAGCGCGATGAAGTCCCGTGGGGCGTAGCGCGCGAGCGCCGAGCGGCAAAAGTGCGGATTTGCGGATAAATAATGCTCCGGGCGCACGTCTTTATTGGCGAAGTTGCAACGCCCGCCGCCGGAGATACGGATCTTCTCGCCCAATATCTTCGCGTGGTCGATGAGCACCACTTCGCGCCCGCGCTTGCCCGCTTCAATCGCGCACATCATGCCGGCTGCGCCAGCGCCGACGATGACCACGCCGGCGCTCTGGGCCCCGTTTCGATGGGCTCCCGTTTGGTTACTCACTTGCAATGGAGCGGCATTTGGAAAGGGGGGCATTCTAGTCCGATGGCCCTTCAAGGGACGCGCTGGCGTGGCTTTATAGGCAGCAACCTTATCGGGACATGCGCGCGGAATGCATTTCGGAATTCAGATATTCTGCGGCTCTTGATTTTGCGGTGAGGCTTTCA
This region of Betaproteobacteria bacterium genomic DNA includes:
- a CDS encoding NAD(P)/FAD-dependent oxidoreductase; protein product: MPPFPNAAPLQVSNQTGAHRNGAQSAGVVIVGAGAAGMMCAIEAGKRGREVVLIDHAKILGEKIRISGGGRCNFANKDVRPEHYLSANPHFCRSALARYAPRDFIALMAKHGIAWHERKHGQLFCAGSAQQIIDMLKAECDDAGVRWCMPAEIDSIEKRERFVISTNRGIHECASLVIATGGLSIPQLGASPFGYRIAGQFGLAVTPLRAGLVGLTFAPDTLVQFAGLAGISIDASVSCNGASFREALLVTHRGLSGPSILQISTYWKPGQDISVNVLPGHDAMEILERSPEKLLANALGEFLPQRLAERWAEFNFENQPVKRFNAARLREIAARLHDWRIRPSGTVGYKKAEVTLGGVDTRELSSKTMEASKHPGLYFIGEVVDVTGHLGGYNFQWAWASGYAAGQVV